One Serpentinicella alkaliphila DNA segment encodes these proteins:
- a CDS encoding spore maturation protein produces MTKYITYTSVFAIPIMITIILVHGYVKGVSMYDAFVEGAAEGFKTAIRIMPYLIAIFIAIGLMRGSGAIYYLVRGLRPITSLLGIPGEILPLALMKPISGSGSLAVLQDILVHNGPDSFVGRVASTMMGSSETIFYTMAVYYGTIGIKKSRHTIPSALVAHLAAILAAVFFCKILLSQ; encoded by the coding sequence ATGACAAAGTACATAACATATACTTCTGTTTTTGCTATTCCGATAATGATAACAATAATTCTAGTCCATGGGTATGTAAAAGGTGTTTCGATGTATGATGCATTTGTAGAAGGGGCAGCTGAGGGCTTTAAAACAGCCATAAGAATTATGCCATATCTAATCGCTATATTTATCGCAATAGGGCTAATGAGAGGGTCAGGTGCTATATATTATTTAGTCAGGGGCTTAAGGCCTATAACATCATTACTCGGCATCCCTGGAGAAATACTTCCATTAGCACTTATGAAACCAATATCAGGTAGCGGATCCCTAGCAGTGTTGCAGGATATTTTAGTACACAACGGCCCAGACTCTTTTGTAGGAAGAGTTGCATCAACAATGATGGGTTCATCAGAAACAATATTTTATACAATGGCAGTATATTATGGAACTATAGGAATCAAAAAGTCTAGACACACTATCCCATCAGCCCTAGTAGCACACCTAGCAGCAATACTAGCAGCCGTATTCTTCTGCAAAATCCTACTGAGTCAATAG
- a CDS encoding transposase → MPRQNRFPSSTGIYHIMLRGNNKNDIFLCENDMVKFLEILKTKRENKEYSIFAYCLMTNHVHLVLKEDNDTLPGIMKKINVSYAMYFNKKYDKIGHVFQDRYKSINVENEGYLIRLIRYVHNNPVEAGIVKKSWHYNWSSMKSYINKDFSLINGEEILSLFSNNINYAIKQLKTFTIDLEDRGDFLNLLDSQARTKEGRNLVEKYLNEQQKRFCDIQTDKEIRNNLIELLKNKYGLSIRRIAEILNVNRNKVQRVK, encoded by the coding sequence ATGCCTAGGCAAAATAGGTTCCCCAGCAGCACAGGGATATATCATATAATGTTAAGAGGGAACAATAAAAATGATATTTTTTTGTGTGAGAATGATATGGTTAAGTTTTTAGAAATATTAAAGACAAAACGTGAAAATAAAGAGTATTCAATCTTTGCATACTGTTTAATGACTAATCATGTACATCTAGTATTAAAAGAAGACAACGACACTTTACCAGGAATTATGAAGAAGATAAATGTTAGCTATGCTATGTATTTTAATAAAAAATATGATAAGATTGGACACGTTTTTCAAGATAGATATAAAAGTATAAATGTAGAAAACGAAGGGTACTTAATTAGGCTGATAAGGTATGTACACAATAATCCAGTAGAAGCAGGCATAGTAAAAAAATCATGGCATTATAACTGGAGTAGTATGAAATCATATATAAATAAGGATTTTTCTTTAATAAATGGTGAGGAAATACTTAGCTTATTTTCTAATAATATTAATTATGCAATTAAACAATTGAAAACCTTTACAATCGATTTAGAGGATAGAGGAGATTTTTTGAACCTTTTGGATTCTCAAGCCAGAACTAAAGAAGGTAGAAATCTAGTTGAAAAATATTTAAATGAGCAACAAAAGAGATTTTGTGATATTCAAACTGATAAAGAAATAAGAAATAACTTAATAGAACTATTGAAAAATAAATATGGTTTATCTATTAGAAGAATTGCAGAAATATTAAACGTTAATAGGAATAAAGTACAAAGAGTTAAATAA
- a CDS encoding HDIG domain-containing metalloprotein translates to MRDYLTFIIETINTIEANTYIVGGTVRNFILGRTIEDIDFVICNNTHETIEKIGKALNGSYFILDEQRKTYRIHLKEYNINLDFSEMRGNSIEEDLGYRDFTINAMAYPTHLGLPMKRGEIIDPHNGKLDLDRGIIQLVNDRALDDDPIRIMRAVRLMSQLEFEVDEHTLEQLKGKGHLITTIAKERIINELFLILAEKRSYFYLNFMDKHIKILDKLFPEVIAMKGVGECKYHVVDSWTHSIYTLKMIESYIYANSFFEEHIKKAYEEHTNEILAGRRTRLQLLKLGALFHDIGKPSARFVDKDGRVRFRGHEITGADIVKNYADDYKLSNKEKHILSKYVFSHMWPLNLYKCNDVSGKSLYEMFCETGTETLDILLIGLADIVATRKLLDPEEEMGIFKVHVEYIANNYLTRYKDVEDISKIISGKEVMNIINIPEGKEVGIILEKIRKAMFFGEISASKEGALKYLKNMLGKKS, encoded by the coding sequence ATGAGGGATTATTTAACCTTTATTATTGAAACCATTAATACTATTGAAGCGAATACATATATTGTCGGAGGTACAGTCAGAAACTTCATATTAGGTAGAACTATAGAGGATATAGATTTTGTAATTTGTAACAATACTCATGAAACTATTGAAAAAATAGGTAAGGCTCTAAATGGAAGCTATTTTATTCTGGATGAACAAAGAAAAACTTACAGAATTCATTTGAAAGAATATAATATAAACCTCGATTTTAGTGAAATGAGAGGTAATTCAATTGAAGAAGACTTAGGATATAGAGATTTTACAATTAACGCTATGGCATACCCAACTCATCTAGGGTTGCCAATGAAAAGAGGAGAAATTATAGATCCTCACAATGGGAAACTAGATTTAGATCGAGGTATAATACAACTTGTAAATGATAGGGCGTTAGATGATGATCCTATTAGAATAATGAGGGCAGTAAGACTAATGTCCCAACTTGAGTTTGAAGTAGATGAACATACATTGGAGCAATTAAAGGGAAAAGGACATCTAATCACAACAATAGCTAAGGAAAGAATAATAAATGAATTATTTTTAATATTAGCCGAGAAAAGATCATATTTCTATTTGAACTTTATGGATAAACACATTAAGATATTAGACAAATTATTTCCTGAAGTCATAGCAATGAAAGGTGTGGGCGAGTGCAAATATCATGTAGTTGATAGTTGGACACATTCAATATACACATTAAAAATGATTGAAAGCTATATATATGCTAACTCATTTTTCGAAGAACATATTAAAAAAGCCTATGAGGAACACACAAATGAGATATTAGCAGGTAGAAGAACAAGATTACAACTATTAAAGCTGGGGGCTCTATTTCATGATATTGGTAAACCATCAGCACGATTCGTTGATAAGGATGGACGAGTAAGATTTAGAGGACATGAGATTACTGGTGCGGACATAGTTAAAAACTATGCTGATGATTATAAGCTTAGCAATAAGGAGAAGCATATACTGAGTAAATATGTTTTTAGTCATATGTGGCCTCTTAATTTATACAAGTGTAATGATGTTAGTGGAAAATCCCTATATGAAATGTTTTGTGAGACTGGCACTGAAACTTTAGATATTTTGTTAATTGGGTTGGCAGACATTGTGGCAACAAGAAAATTGTTAGATCCTGAAGAAGAGATGGGTATTTTTAAAGTACATGTTGAATATATTGCAAATAATTATTTAACTAGGTATAAGGACGTAGAAGATATATCTAAGATTATTTCCGGTAAAGAAGTAATGAATATTATAAACATACCAGAGGGTAAAGAAGTAGGAATAATTCTTGAAAAGATTAGAAAGGCAATGTTTTTCGGAGAAATATCAGCATCAAAAGAAGGGGCACTGAAATATTTAAAAAATATGCTAGGAAAAAAGAGTTAA
- a CDS encoding AbrB/MazE/SpoVT family DNA-binding domain-containing protein, translating into MSKFVDVCMRIEREMKLKSTGIVRKVDELGRVVLPIELRRTLNIAEKDALEIYVDGETVILKKYEPACIFCGNAKNINIYKGKNICTECVTDIKK; encoded by the coding sequence ATGTCGAAATTTGTAGATGTTTGTATGAGAATAGAAAGGGAGATGAAATTGAAGTCAACAGGGATTGTAAGAAAGGTCGATGAATTAGGTAGGGTTGTTCTTCCAATAGAATTAAGGCGTACACTTAATATTGCCGAAAAAGATGCACTAGAAATATATGTAGATGGGGAGACAGTTATTTTAAAAAAGTATGAGCCTGCATGTATATTTTGTGGCAATGCTAAGAATATTAATATATATAAAGGTAAAAATATCTGCACAGAATGTGTAACAGATATTAAAAAATAG
- the metG gene encoding methionine--tRNA ligase, whose amino-acid sequence MKKGNYYVTTPIYYPSAKLHIGHTYTTVAADVLAKFKRFTGYDVVFLTGTDEHGEKIQEAALKNGKNPKEYVDEIVEDIKKIWNRMEISYDVFYRTMDEKHKKGVQKIFQKLYDQGDIYKSEYEGWYCTPCESFWTETQLKEEKGCPDCGRPAHLAKEEAYFFKLSKYQDRLIKYFEDHPEICFPESRKNEMINNFLKPGLEDLCVSRTSFDWGIPVPFDPKHVIYVWFDAVSNYITALGYGSDDDEQYKKFWPADVHIVGKEIVRFHTIIWPAMLMALGEPLPKMVYGHGWILFGADKMSKSKGNIVYPEPLIERYGIDALKYFLLREFTFGQDGNFTNRIFLSRFNSDLANDLGNLVSRTIAMVEKYNDGVVIKSNISESIDEDLKKVATEAADKVESAINKLQFHDGLEEIWKVIRRTNKYIDETAPWVLAKEEANKGRLDQVLYNLVDTIRIISILIKPFMEHTSDKIWKQLNLSLESMNWEEAKVFDKTPSELKVNKGEILFQRLEIDKEVEAIEKENEAYINATNKDVQKEEVQEVIEPKKEEITIDDFAKVELRTAKILKAEKHPKADKLYVLQLEVGKEQRQVVSGIAKHYTLEELVGKTVILVANLKPVKLRGVESQGMILAGADDDKLSLATLYSELPTGTLIS is encoded by the coding sequence GTGAAAAAAGGAAATTATTATGTTACAACACCAATATATTATCCAAGCGCTAAATTACATATCGGACATACGTATACGACTGTAGCAGCGGATGTGTTAGCTAAATTTAAAAGATTTACTGGATATGATGTTGTTTTTTTAACTGGAACTGATGAGCATGGTGAAAAGATACAAGAGGCAGCTTTGAAAAATGGAAAAAATCCTAAGGAGTATGTTGACGAAATAGTAGAAGACATTAAAAAGATATGGAACAGAATGGAAATATCTTATGATGTTTTTTATAGAACTATGGATGAAAAACATAAAAAAGGTGTTCAGAAAATTTTTCAAAAGCTTTATGACCAAGGGGATATTTATAAAAGTGAATATGAGGGATGGTATTGTACGCCTTGTGAATCTTTTTGGACTGAAACACAATTAAAAGAAGAAAAAGGCTGTCCGGATTGTGGAAGACCAGCCCATTTAGCAAAAGAAGAAGCATACTTTTTTAAATTATCTAAATATCAAGATAGGCTAATTAAATATTTTGAAGATCATCCGGAAATCTGTTTTCCTGAGTCTAGAAAAAATGAAATGATTAACAACTTCTTAAAGCCTGGATTAGAAGATTTATGTGTATCTAGAACAAGCTTTGATTGGGGTATTCCTGTACCATTTGACCCTAAGCATGTTATTTATGTGTGGTTTGATGCGGTAAGTAACTATATTACAGCATTAGGATATGGAAGTGACGATGATGAGCAATATAAAAAGTTTTGGCCAGCGGATGTGCATATAGTGGGAAAAGAAATTGTAAGATTCCATACTATTATATGGCCGGCTATGTTAATGGCCCTTGGGGAACCACTACCTAAAATGGTATATGGACACGGTTGGATTTTATTTGGTGCTGATAAAATGTCAAAATCGAAAGGCAATATAGTTTATCCAGAACCGCTTATAGAAAGATATGGAATAGATGCATTAAAATATTTCCTATTAAGAGAATTTACTTTCGGACAGGACGGTAACTTTACTAATAGAATATTCTTGTCCCGTTTTAATTCAGACTTAGCAAATGATTTAGGAAATCTTGTAAGCAGAACGATTGCAATGGTAGAGAAGTATAATGATGGAGTGGTTATTAAATCAAATATTTCTGAAAGCATAGATGAAGATCTTAAAAAAGTTGCAACAGAGGCTGCTGATAAAGTAGAATCGGCAATTAATAAGCTTCAGTTTCATGATGGCTTAGAAGAGATTTGGAAGGTAATAAGAAGAACAAATAAATATATTGATGAAACAGCACCATGGGTTTTAGCAAAGGAAGAGGCAAATAAGGGTAGATTAGATCAAGTGCTGTACAACTTAGTTGATACTATAAGAATTATTTCTATACTAATTAAACCATTTATGGAACATACTTCAGATAAGATATGGAAACAATTAAATCTTTCACTGGAGTCCATGAACTGGGAGGAGGCAAAAGTATTTGATAAAACTCCTTCTGAGCTTAAGGTTAATAAGGGTGAAATCCTATTCCAAAGGCTAGAAATAGATAAAGAAGTAGAAGCAATAGAAAAGGAAAATGAAGCATATATAAATGCAACAAATAAAGATGTACAAAAAGAGGAAGTACAAGAAGTTATAGAACCTAAAAAAGAAGAAATAACAATTGATGATTTTGCTAAAGTAGAATTAAGAACAGCGAAAATACTTAAGGCAGAAAAACATCCTAAGGCTGATAAGCTATATGTTCTTCAGCTGGAGGTAGGAAAAGAGCAAAGACAAGTGGTATCAGGTATAGCTAAACATTATACGCTAGAAGAGTTAGTTGGAAAAACAGTAATTTTAGTTGCTAACTTAAAGCCTGTAAAGCTAAGAGGTGTAGAGTCACAAGGTATGATATTAGCTGGAGCTGATGATGATAAACTATCTTTGGCAACTTTATATAGTGAATTGCCAACGGGTACATTAATAAGTTAG
- a CDS encoding peroxiredoxin family protein, with translation MKKLKSFYMITVALVLTASLLFGCTRTNSETNTETLQQIDNSKNIKGEEKQEGLEINLDKAKEFSLLNIDDKEVALGDFKGSPIILNFWVSWNEDSIKQLEKLQNIYPLLEQDVIILAINATSFETMEGQSVKNYIKDKNISYDVLIDKAGDVTKSYYVGNFPTTFFIDGSGDIVKMVTNNIEEDQLLDEIELLLEMN, from the coding sequence ATGAAAAAATTAAAATCCTTTTATATGATTACAGTTGCATTGGTATTAACAGCATCTCTTTTATTCGGTTGCACAAGGACTAATTCAGAGACAAATACTGAAACCCTTCAACAGATTGATAATTCAAAAAATATAAAGGGTGAAGAAAAACAAGAGGGCTTAGAAATAAACTTAGATAAGGCGAAGGAATTTTCTTTATTAAATATAGATGATAAAGAGGTAGCATTGGGAGACTTTAAAGGTAGTCCGATAATTTTAAATTTTTGGGTAAGCTGGAATGAGGATTCAATTAAGCAGTTGGAAAAACTACAAAATATATATCCCCTTTTAGAGCAAGATGTAATAATTTTAGCTATTAATGCCACTTCCTTCGAAACCATGGAAGGGCAGTCAGTAAAAAATTATATTAAAGATAAGAATATATCCTATGATGTTCTAATTGACAAAGCTGGGGATGTAACCAAATCCTATTACGTTGGAAATTTTCCAACTACATTTTTCATCGATGGTTCTGGGGATATAGTGAAAATGGTTACAAATAATATTGAAGAGGATCAATTATTAGATGAAATAGAGCTACTATTAGAGATGAATTAA
- a CDS encoding TatD family hydrolase has translation MLFDSHAHLDSRKFDRDRDKILRDAKANGLSYIMNAGADLASSIRAVNLAEKYDMVYASVGVHPHDVKDMDEDTIEVLKALSAKKKVKAIGEIGLDFHYDRSPRDEQRKWFKRQIELAKEVNLPIIIHDREANGEVFEILMEHKVWDIGCVLHCYSGSAELAKEYVKKGIYISIAGPVTFGNARKTQEVVKAIPLEWLLIETDCPYLTPVPHRGKRNEPAYVRYVAEHIAEAKGLSYEHVAKTTTDNTKRLFRIGDA, from the coding sequence ATGTTATTTGATAGTCATGCACATTTAGATAGTAGAAAGTTTGATAGAGATAGAGATAAAATATTAAGAGATGCAAAGGCAAATGGATTATCATATATTATGAATGCTGGGGCAGACTTAGCATCTTCAATTAGAGCCGTTAATTTAGCTGAAAAATATGATATGGTATATGCCTCGGTAGGGGTTCATCCACATGATGTTAAAGACATGGATGAAGATACAATAGAGGTATTAAAGGCGCTCAGTGCAAAGAAAAAGGTTAAGGCTATTGGAGAAATTGGCTTAGATTTTCATTACGATCGATCCCCAAGAGATGAACAGAGAAAGTGGTTTAAAAGACAAATTGAGTTGGCTAAAGAGGTAAATCTGCCAATTATAATTCATGACCGTGAGGCAAACGGAGAGGTTTTTGAAATATTAATGGAACATAAGGTTTGGGATATAGGATGTGTGCTTCATTGTTATTCTGGAAGTGCAGAGCTAGCAAAGGAATATGTGAAAAAAGGAATTTATATATCTATAGCTGGACCTGTTACTTTTGGTAATGCAAGAAAAACACAGGAAGTAGTGAAAGCTATACCGCTAGAGTGGCTATTAATTGAAACAGATTGTCCTTACCTAACACCTGTTCCGCACAGGGGTAAAAGAAATGAGCCTGCTTATGTTAGATATGTTGCAGAACATATTGCTGAGGCAAAGGGTCTTTCCTATGAACATGTTGCAAAAACAACAACTGACAATACAAAAAGACTATTTAGAATTGGGGATGCGTAA
- a CDS encoding nicotinate phosphoribosyltransferase — MKNLALLTDFYQLTMMNGYLNNNIHKDTVVFDMFFRKNPCDNGFTIIAGIEQMIEYIENLKFTEEDLDYIQSLGFDDLFINELRNFKFSGTIYGVKEGSVMFPGEPIIRVKATCFEAQLIETAILNIVNFQSLIATKASRICTAAKGDSVFEFGLRRAQGPDAGIYGARAAVIGGCSSTSNVLAGKMFDIPVVGTQAHSWIQTFDTELEAFRAYAKTYPDKCMLLVDTYDTIQSGVPNAITVFNELRQLGYEPRGIRIDSGDLAYLSKRARKMLDEAGFPNALIVASSDLDEDTIHSLKIQGAVINGWGVGTNLITSKDCPALGGVYKLAAVEKNNGLIPKIKISENPEKITNPGYKKVVRIYEKCSGKAQADLIMLEDEIIERNKPLTIFHPVYTWKKKVIANYEVRELLIPIFEEGILKYKKQSIQDIQNYVKEEISTLWPEYLRLKKPEFYKVDLSKKLWDLKQTMVNQYKESGEI, encoded by the coding sequence ATGAAAAACCTGGCTCTTTTAACTGATTTCTATCAATTGACAATGATGAACGGATATTTAAACAATAATATACATAAGGACACTGTTGTTTTTGATATGTTCTTTAGAAAAAATCCTTGTGATAATGGATTTACAATTATTGCAGGTATTGAGCAAATGATTGAATATATTGAAAATCTTAAATTTACTGAGGAGGATTTAGATTATATACAATCCTTAGGTTTTGATGATTTATTTATTAATGAATTAAGAAACTTTAAGTTTAGTGGTACAATTTATGGCGTAAAAGAAGGCTCAGTCATGTTCCCAGGTGAGCCAATTATAAGGGTCAAGGCTACTTGTTTTGAAGCTCAACTAATTGAAACTGCAATTCTAAATATCGTTAACTTTCAGTCTCTAATAGCGACAAAAGCATCACGTATATGTACTGCTGCAAAGGGTGATTCGGTTTTTGAGTTTGGCCTAAGGAGAGCTCAAGGTCCTGACGCTGGAATTTATGGTGCTAGGGCAGCGGTAATCGGAGGTTGCTCATCCACATCTAATGTTTTGGCAGGTAAAATGTTTGATATACCTGTTGTTGGTACACAGGCTCATAGCTGGATTCAAACATTTGATACTGAACTCGAAGCTTTTCGTGCCTATGCAAAAACCTATCCAGATAAGTGTATGTTGCTTGTTGACACATATGATACAATCCAAAGCGGTGTTCCAAATGCAATTACTGTATTTAATGAGCTAAGACAATTAGGATATGAGCCTAGAGGAATTAGAATTGATTCTGGAGATTTAGCATATTTATCTAAACGAGCTAGAAAAATGTTAGATGAAGCGGGGTTTCCTAATGCACTTATAGTGGCATCCAGTGATTTAGATGAAGATACGATTCATAGTCTAAAAATTCAAGGTGCAGTAATAAATGGATGGGGTGTTGGAACAAATCTAATAACTTCTAAAGATTGTCCAGCTCTTGGCGGTGTTTATAAATTGGCTGCTGTTGAAAAAAATAATGGCCTAATTCCAAAGATTAAAATTTCTGAAAATCCTGAGAAAATAACTAATCCTGGATATAAAAAGGTTGTACGTATATATGAAAAATGCTCAGGAAAGGCCCAAGCTGACTTGATAATGTTAGAAGATGAAATTATCGAAAGAAACAAACCTCTAACTATTTTTCATCCAGTATATACTTGGAAGAAAAAAGTGATTGCTAATTATGAAGTTAGAGAACTGTTGATACCAATATTCGAAGAGGGTATTCTAAAATATAAAAAACAAAGCATACAGGATATACAAAACTACGTAAAAGAAGAGATCTCCACCTTGTGGCCAGAATACTTAAGACTAAAAAAACCAGAGTTTTATAAAGTGGATTTATCTAAAAAGCTTTGGGATTTAAAACAAACTATGGTTAATCAATACAAAGAAAGTGGCGAAATTTGA
- the rsmI gene encoding 16S rRNA (cytidine(1402)-2'-O)-methyltransferase encodes MSGKLYICPTPIGNLEDITLRTIRVLSEVDLIIAEDTRHTLKLLNHLQINKPLSSYHEHNEKTKGLVILEKLMDGNNVALVSDAGMPGISDPGEVLIKMCIENNIETVILPGSTAAIVALVGSGLSTERFAFEGFLGHHKKTRRERLEKIKYDDRTLIFYEAPHRIKQTLKDMEVVLGDRAITVAREITKKYEQFLRGSITNIIEYFEKHEPRGEFVIVCQGSSEENIENKDELANMSIKESLLYYIDLGFDKKEAIKKVMEKKKLPKKEVYKESIDL; translated from the coding sequence GTGTCAGGGAAACTATATATATGCCCAACACCTATAGGAAATTTAGAAGATATAACATTGAGAACAATAAGGGTTTTGTCTGAAGTAGACTTAATTATAGCTGAAGATACAAGACATACATTGAAACTCTTAAATCATCTTCAAATTAATAAACCTTTATCTAGTTATCATGAGCATAATGAAAAAACTAAGGGACTAGTTATTTTAGAAAAATTAATGGATGGAAATAATGTTGCTCTAGTTTCAGATGCTGGAATGCCCGGTATTTCAGATCCAGGTGAAGTTTTAATTAAAATGTGTATAGAAAACAATATAGAAACAGTAATACTGCCCGGTTCAACGGCAGCAATTGTTGCTTTAGTTGGATCCGGCCTTAGTACAGAGCGGTTTGCATTCGAAGGATTTTTAGGTCATCATAAGAAAACAAGGAGAGAACGGTTAGAAAAAATTAAATATGACGATAGGACATTAATATTTTATGAGGCACCCCATAGAATAAAACAAACATTAAAGGATATGGAAGTCGTCTTAGGGGATAGAGCAATTACTGTTGCCAGAGAAATAACAAAAAAATATGAACAATTTTTAAGAGGATCTATAACAAATATTATAGAGTATTTTGAAAAACATGAACCAAGAGGGGAATTTGTTATAGTTTGCCAGGGTAGCAGTGAAGAAAATATTGAAAATAAAGATGAACTTGCAAATATGTCCATAAAAGAAAGTCTTCTTTATTATATTGATTTAGGTTTTGATAAAAAGGAAGCTATAAAAAAAGTTATGGAAAAGAAAAAACTTCCTAAGAAGGAAGTTTATAAGGAATCTATTGATTTATAA
- a CDS encoding nucleoside recognition domain-containing protein produces MNLIWFLMISFGIVVAIITGKTEIINQVIIKDSQEAVIFAIGLTGIMAFWLGLMNIAKKSGLINNLASLMKPITKLLFPDIPQNHPAISAIMMNMVANMFGAGNSATALGIKAMEELQGLNKNKAVATNAMCMFLVINMSSIQLIPLTVLKVRADTGSLMPTEIISTTILATAVSTIVGVVVCKLLEVRRR; encoded by the coding sequence ATGAACTTAATTTGGTTTTTGATGATATCCTTTGGGATTGTCGTTGCAATAATTACAGGCAAAACAGAAATTATTAATCAGGTAATTATTAAGGATAGTCAAGAGGCAGTAATATTTGCTATTGGCCTAACGGGTATAATGGCATTTTGGTTAGGATTAATGAATATTGCTAAAAAGTCAGGCTTAATAAATAATCTAGCTTCTTTAATGAAGCCTATTACAAAATTACTATTTCCTGATATTCCGCAAAATCACCCTGCCATTAGTGCAATTATGATGAATATGGTAGCTAACATGTTTGGGGCAGGAAACTCTGCCACAGCTCTTGGAATAAAAGCAATGGAAGAATTACAAGGTTTAAATAAGAATAAAGCAGTTGCAACAAATGCTATGTGCATGTTTTTAGTGATAAATATGTCATCTATACAGCTTATACCATTAACAGTTTTAAAGGTTAGGGCAGATACGGGCTCCCTAATGCCAACGGAAATAATTTCAACTACAATTTTAGCAACGGCTGTATCAACGATAGTTGGGGTAGTAGTGTGTAAACTTCTGGAGGTGAGGAGAAGATGA
- a CDS encoding tRNA1(Val) (adenine(37)-N6)-methyltransferase, with protein sequence MRNIIKCGERLDDLQVKDLKIIQNPQGFCFGIDAVLLANFVQLNKGDKVVDLGTGTGIIPLLIAGKSEATHITGVEIQEEVADMAQRSVILNKLQDRIEIINKDLIGVENYLPINHFDIVTSNPPYMHPHGLKNTNDKKAISRHEIKCTLEDVIKTASKLVKHMGRFFMVHRPERLVDILTLCRQYKLEPKRMQFIHPSYKKKPNLLLIECRKAANPELRLMDPFYVYDENGKYTAHTYEIYGKESIQIGDED encoded by the coding sequence ATAAGAAATATTATTAAATGTGGAGAACGGTTGGATGATTTACAAGTTAAGGATTTAAAAATTATACAAAACCCGCAAGGGTTTTGTTTTGGTATAGATGCGGTTCTTTTAGCTAATTTTGTTCAGCTAAATAAAGGAGACAAAGTAGTTGATCTAGGAACAGGAACGGGGATTATACCCTTATTAATAGCAGGAAAATCAGAGGCAACGCACATTACAGGAGTAGAAATACAAGAGGAAGTTGCAGATATGGCTCAAAGGAGTGTAATTTTAAACAAATTACAGGATAGAATAGAAATTATCAATAAAGATTTAATTGGAGTGGAAAACTACCTTCCAATTAATCATTTTGATATAGTTACATCTAACCCCCCATATATGCACCCCCATGGGTTAAAAAACACAAATGACAAAAAAGCCATTTCTAGACATGAAATTAAATGTACTTTAGAGGATGTGATAAAAACTGCATCGAAGCTTGTTAAACATATGGGAAGGTTTTTTATGGTCCATAGACCAGAACGGTTGGTTGATATACTAACCTTATGTAGACAATATAAATTAGAACCTAAAAGAATGCAGTTCATTCATCCAAGTTATAAGAAAAAACCAAACCTCTTATTAATTGAATGTAGAAAGGCAGCAAATCCAGAGCTAAGACTAATGGACCCTTTTTATGTCTATGATGAAAATGGTAAATATACAGCTCATACCTACGAAATATATGGAAAAGAAAGTATACAGATCGGAGATGAAGATTAG